A region of Fusarium keratoplasticum isolate Fu6.1 chromosome 6, whole genome shotgun sequence DNA encodes the following proteins:
- a CDS encoding Phosphoglycerate kinase, whose protein sequence is MLGQKCSDSDDCPMPRPHHIQVLPPLKRVCLQGSSRPSPSSSHHQLQVQPRKPRRRHRLAPHLETVLPSYIFFSPSIRPRNSPFFLFSSTSSAYSIHFNLNPTEAVNMSLSSKLSITDVDVKDKRVLIRVDFNVPLDADKNITNNQRIVGALPTIKYALENGAKAVILMSHLGRPNGSPNEKYSLKPVVPELEKLLGKPVTFAPDSVGPEVEEIVNNAEAGSVILLENLRFHIEEEGSSKDKEGNKTKADKAKVEEFRKGLTALGDVYINDAFGTAHRAHSSMVGVDLPQKAAGFLMKKELDYFAKALESPQRPFLAILGGAKVSDKIQLIDNLLDKVNTLIICGGMAFTFKKTLENVSIGSSLFDEAGSKTVAELVEKAKAKNVKVVLPVDYITADKFAKDAETGYATDADGIPDGWMGLDCGEKSVALYKEAIAEAKTILWNGPAGVFEFDKFANGTKATLDAVVDGVQKDGKIVIIGGGDTATVAKKYGVEDKLSHVSTGGGASLELLEGKELPGVVALSSK, encoded by the exons ATGCTTGGTCAAAAATGTTCTGATTCTGATGATTGTCCAATGCCACGGCCGCATCACATACAGGTGCTTCCACCGCTAAAACGCGTGTGCCTCCAGGGGTCATCGCGgccatctccctcatcatcccaccaccagctccagGTGCAGCCGCGAAAGCCCCGCCGCCGTCATCGTCTGGCCCCCCACCTTGAGACGGTGCTCCCCTCctacatcttcttctccccctccatcAGACCACGGAActctcccttcttcctcttctcctcgacatcatccgcCTATTCCATTCACTTCAATTTGAACCCTACAGAAGCCGTCAACATGTCGCTGTCTAGCAAGCTCTCCATCACTGACGTcgacgtcaaggacaagaggGTCCTGATCCGA GTCGACTTCAACGTCCCTctcgacgccgacaagaacatcaccaacaaccagcGCATCGTCGGTGCCCTCCCCACCATCAAGTATGCCCTCGAGAACGGCGCCAAGGCCGTCATCCTCATGTCCCACCTCGGCCGCCCCAACGGCTCCCCCAACGAGAAGTACTCGCTCAAGCCCGTTGTCcccgagctcgagaagctcctgggCAAGCCCGTCACCTTTGCCCCCGACTCTGTCGGCcccgaggtcgaggagattgtcaacaacgccgaggctggctccgtcatcctcctcgagaacctccGCTTCCacattgaggaggagggcagctccaaggacaaggagggcaacaagaccaaggccgacaaggccaaggtcgaggagttCCGAAAGGGCCTGACcgctcttggtgatgtctACATCA ACGACGCCTTTGGCACCGCCCACCGTGCCCACTCTTCCATGGTCGGTGTCGACCTCCCCCAGAAGGCTGCTGGCTTCCTCATgaagaaggagctcgacTACTTCGCCAAGGCTCTCGAGTCTCCTCAGCGCCCCttccttgccatcctcggcggtgCCAAGGTCTCGGACAAGATCCAGCTCATCGACAACCTGctggacaaggtcaacaCCCTCATCATCTGCGGTGGCATGGCCTTTACCTTCAAGAAGACCCTCGAGAACGTCTCCATTGGCAGCTCCCTCTTCGACGAGGCTGGCTCCAAGACTGTTGCTGAGCTGgtcgagaaggccaaggccaagaacgtCAAGGTCGTCCTGCCCGTCGACTACATCACCGCCGACAAGTTCGCCAAGGACGCCGAGACTGGCTACGCCACTGACGCTGACGGTATCCCCGACGGCTGGATGGGTCTCGACTGCGGCGAGAAGAGTGTCGCCCTCTAcaaggaggccatcgccgaggccaagaccatcctCTGGAACGGCCCCGCTGGTGTCTTTGAGTTTGACAAGTTCgccaacggcaccaaggccaccctcgacgccgtcgtcgacggTGTCcagaaggacggcaagattgtcatcatcggtggtggtgacacTGCCACCGTCGCCAAGAAGTACGGTGTCGAGGACAAGCTCAGCCACGTCTCGACCGGTGGTGGTGCCTccctggagctcctcgagggcaaggagctgcCCGGTGTTGTTGCTCTGTCGAGTAAGTAA
- a CDS encoding ADP-ribose 1''-phosphate phosphatase encodes MATPAFALEHTPLNSIRSIPSDTYILHATNCLAQWGAGIAAELASVFPAACRVYKRFCNSAKTNPSERWPPRSLAGRCLIIPPQPSDVAAGAPSVHIICLFTSYGYGRPSAATGKPGRDNVGRILAQTESALKDLRAQLPAEARTIIYSPKFNSGAFCVPWESTAEVIEKEFVDWDGSWLIMAPS; translated from the coding sequence ATGGCAACTCCCGCCTTTGCCCTTGAGCACACACCGCTCAATTCGATCCGCTCTATCCCCTCTGATACCTACATCCTCCACGCCACCAACTGCCTCGCTCAATGGGGAGCCGGAATCGCGGCTGAGCTCGCCTCCGTATTCCCCGCCGCGTGCAGGGTGTACAAGAGATTCTGCAACAGCGCCAAAACCAACCCGTCGGAGCgatggccgccaagaagcctcGCCGGGCGCTGCCTCATCATCCCTCCTCAGCCGTCGGACGTGGCCGCAGGCGCACCGAGCGTCCATATAATCTGTCTCTTCACAAGCTACGGCTATGGAAGACCGAGTGCGGCGACTGGAAAGCCAGGGAGGGACAACGTGGGGAGAATCCTGGCGCAGACTGAGAGCGCTCTCAAGGACCTGCGAGCGCAACTTCCCGCCGAGGCTAGAACAATCATTTACTCGCCAAAATTCAACTCTGGCGCTTTCTGTGTCCCGTGGGAGAGCACAGCCGAGGTGATTGAGAAGGAGTTTGTGGACTGGGATGGAAGCTGGCTTATTATGGCGCCGTCATGA
- a CDS encoding MFS domain-containing protein: MATHKSQDLTKHRSVQTVSEVNPDEVTPLLSGETDRYDELEENERAEPPTGTQTPKDEEQRSVFGILSVLLIGVFVSQADTSLVLATYGAIASEFNDLQNASWLLSSYMLAMCMGQPLYGKLSDIFGRKFMLQFSYGLFAAGSLLCGFCQSMPQLIVARSIQGLGGAGMVCLVSIIITDLVPLRDVATYRSYVNVVQTVGRSSGGAVGGFLAQAVGWRWALAGQAPLTIFAMLLVAFNLKVPQRSQDSEDATKSSLASKLRRIDFAGALFMSVTILSFLLIVDIGGEKVPWTSILIYSLGGVGLVSGLLFVMVESRVAEPIFPLHLLSSRAVLTPFVIITMQNASQVALMFFIPLYFQITKNATTGEAGAYMVPSIVGNTAGGLLAGFLIKRYGRYKLPTVFAALSSAFCFTLLLIFWRGHTSVLQSLFVFPGGFATGIAHSTTFVALAAGVGEHDLAIASSGLYLSGSVGAVAGLCSASAAFQSALRSALRKALIGGGIDNTLEVIRKALSDITYVQSLRGEAHSLVVGAYVSSFQVSFLLCIGLASACLLASLSLYEKRLL, encoded by the exons ATGGCGACTCATAAGTCTCAAGATCTAACCAAGCATAGGTCCGTCCAGACTGTGTCAGAAGTGAATCCTGATGAAGTAACGCCCTTACTTTCCGGTGAAACTGACCGATACGAT GAATTGGAGGAAAATGAACGAGCCGAGCCACCTACGGGTACACAAACACCAAAAGATGAAGAGCAAAGATCCGTTTTCGGGATCCTATCTGTTCTTCTCATAG GAGTCTTTGTCTCCCAAGCAGACACTTCTTTGGTTCTAGCCACCTATGGAGCCATTGCATCTGAGTTCAATGATCTTCAAAACGCCAGTTGGCTTTTATCAAGCTATATGCTAGCCATGTGCATGGGCCAGCCATTG TACGGTAAACTCAGTGATATCTTTGGACGCAAGTTTATGCTTCAGTTCTCATATGGCTTGTTCGCTGCTGGCAGCCTACTCTG TGGTTTCTGCCAATCCATGCCACAGCTGATTGTCGCCCGCTCCATACAGGGTCTGGGTGGTGCTGGAATGGTGTGCCTCGTCTCAATCATCATTACCG ATCTTGTACCTCTCAGAGACGTTGCTACATATCGAAGCTACGTCAACGTTGTTCAAACTGTCGGCAGATCCTCAGGCGGTGCTGTTGGAGGTTTCCTTGCACAAGCAGTAGGTTGGCGGTG GGCACTTGCTGGCCAGGCTCCTCTGACCATCTTTGCAATGCTTCTCGTCGCCTTTAACCTAAAGGTCCCACAGAGGAGTCAGGACTCAGAAGACGCGACCAAGAGCAGCCTCGCCTCAAAGCTACGAAGGATAGACTTTGCCGGCGCATTATTTATGAGCGTGACCATCTTGTCTTTCTTGCTTATCGTGGACATTGGCGGCGAAAAAGTCCCTTGGACATCGATTCTCATCTACTCTCTCGGGGGAGTAGGGTTGGTGAGCGGGCTGCTCTTTGTGATGGTAGAGTCCCGCGTAGCGGAGCCTATTTTCCCTCTCCACCTTCTTTCCAGTCGCGCTGTTCTGACACCATTTGTCATTATCACAATGCAAAATGCCTCTCAAGTTGCT TTGATGTTTTTCATCCCTCTTTATTTCCAAATTACCAAAAATGCTACAACTGGAGAGGCAGGGGCCTACATGGTTCCGTCAATCGTTGGTAACACAGCGGGAGGTCTTCTTGCTGGCTTTCTCATCAAGCGATATGGCCGTTACAAGCTTCCGACAGTCTTTGCCGCCCTTAGCTCAGCTTTCTGTTTtactcttctcctcatcttctggcGTGGCCACACTTCTGTTTTACAGTCACTGTTTGTGTTCCCGGGTGGTTTCGCAACCGGCATTGCGCACTCGACCACCTTTGTTGCGCTCGCAGCTGGGGTTGGAGAACACGACTTGGCTATTGCAAGCTCGGGATTGTATCTTAGTGGCAGTGTAGGAGCCGTAGCTGGACTATGCTCTGCAAGTGCCGCTTTCCAAAGTGCTCTGAGATCAGCCCTGCGCAAGGCCCTTATTGGAGGCGGTATTGACAATACCCTTGAG GTAATCCGGAAGGCATTATCTGACATCACCTATGTCCAAAGCCTAAGGGGGGAGGCTCACAGCTTAGTTGTCGGAGCCTATGTTTCTAGCTTTCAGGTGTCTTTCCTACTTTGCATTGGGTTGGCCAGTGCTTGCCTACTGGCTTCGCTGTCATTGTACGAGAAGCGGTTGTTGTAG
- a CDS encoding PNPLA domain-containing protein: MSRSVSPVEGASSVDEGSPAHEATPHPSTPQNDIVRPILLSLDGGGVKGLSTLLILQELMERISRENPPKPCDVFDMIGGTNTGGLIAIMLGRLEMSVADCIEAYRHISRQVFRPTFCSKYMPRVIRTITGRSMYDSQHLEDAIKDIIQLCGEAPNAPLETTDDGQCKVWGTPWERVFVCATQCLDRSQVQFRNYHDPVHHNRVKGIKIWEAARATSAAPIYFEPIKVGSHSLEFVDGGIGANSPVFRTRSCARDLWQVPNNTSFDEQIHCLVSIGTGAGQGYSAKVLDMLKNFSSVLTDTEATASKFASSHEHLVKTNKYFRLTVPAGIGNIDLADTSKLEDISGRTFTYLKDNCSEQLDQCAEVLKRKYRPEKSSHSKQSRIDLVSFKTAGSGSGCGRGCRWIFLCLTIVALIIGIIAANVGPPPIDRSAPIVAVMGQTGVGKSALIKVLGGRHVSTGDVPGVGQTSKVSWYLASIDGRNVYLIDTPGFDDDTLSDLQILQHISKELLKNYQNGRLLSGIIYLHDISHTRIRGTGIQQLDYLKLLLGNEAYSNCVLVTNRWNLDSPAVQAEQQHRHNALEQKYWKDMISGGSIAMQHDGSFSSARRIIYYLIDKSKILLYHQHERGNEKKSFWQTKAGTKARSDRELKDPTMGDFGKSEPGSGLWDRAHDWIWRLQLKWTHPVEWCSLAEMASPLEEAARSPSLRRE; encoded by the exons ATGAGTCGTTCGGTCTCACCAGTTGAGGGGGCCTCATCAGTTGATGAGGGCTCGCCAGCTCATGAAGCCACGCCTCACCCATCGACTCCACAGAACGACATTGTCCGGCCCATTCTTCTGTCTCTGGATGGGGGCGGTGTGAAGGGCTTGTCAACTCTCCTCATACTGCAGGAGCTGATGGAAAGGATCAGCCGTGAAAATCCACCCAAACCCTGCGATGTCTTTGACATGATTGGCGGCACGAACACTGGAGG GCTTATTGCCATCATGTTGGGCCGTCTTGAAATGTCTGTGGCCGACTGCATTGAGGCATACCGACATATCTCCAGGCAAGTCTTTCGACCAACCTTCTGCAGCAAGTACATGCCGCGAGTGATACGCACTATCACCGGTCGGTCAATGTATGATAGCCAGCACCTTGAAGATGCAATCAAAGACATCATCCAACTCTGTGGAGAAGCACCCAACGCGCCATTGGAGACCACGGATGATGGCCAGTGTAAAGTGTGGGGCACTCCTTGGGAGAGAGT GTTTGTCTGCGCGACGCAGTGTTTGGACAGAAGCCAAGTTCAATTCCGCAACTACCACGATCCGGTACACCACAACCGTGTTAAGGGCATCAAGATTTGGGAAGCGGCTAG GGCAACGTCGGCCGCCCCGATCTATTTCGAGCCCATCAAAGTCGGCTCCCATTCCCTCGAGTTTGTTGATGGGGGCATCGGCGCCAACAGCCCCGTGTTTCGGACTCGAAGCTGTGCTCGAGATCTGTGGCAAGTACCGAACAACACGAGTTTCGATGAGCAGATTCACTGTCTGGTGTCCATTGGAACTGGGGCCGGACAAGGCTACAGTGCAAAAGTTCTGGATATGCTCAAAAACTTCTCATCTGTGTTGACGGATACAGAAGCGACAGCATCCAAATTTGCTTCCTCACATGAACATCTTGTGAAGACGAACAAGTACTTCAGATTGACTGTCCCAGCTGGGATCGGTAACATCGACCTTGCAGACACCTCAAAGCTCGAAGATATTTCAGGCCGGACCTTCACATACCTGAAGGACAACTGCAGCGAGCAGTTGGACCAGTGTGCCGAAGTCCTAAAGAGGAAGTACAGACCAGAGA AGAGTTCGCACAGCAAGCAATCTCGCATTGACCTCGTTTCTTTCAAGACAGCCGGATCCGGATCTGGATGCGGACGTGGATGTCGGTGGATCTTTCTCTGTTTGACCATCGTCGCCTTGATCATCGGTATCATCGCTGCTAATGTAGGCCCACCTCCGATCGATAGATCTGCTCCCATCGTTGCAGTTATGGGGCAGACTGGGGTGGGCAAGAGTGCCCTCATCAAAGTACTTGGGGGGCGGCACGTATCGACCGGCGATGTACCAGGAGTCGGGC AAACCTCAAAAGTCTCCTGGTACCTAGCTTCTATCGATGGCAGGAATGTCTACCTCATCGACACTCCGGGTTTCGACGATGATACGCTGTCCGACCTCCAAATTCTGCAGCACATATCAAAGGAACTCCTCAAAAACTACCAGAACGGTCGACTACTCAGCGGTATCATATACCTCCATGATATCTCCCATACGCGTATTCGAGGGACCGGTATACAG CAACTGGACTATTTGAAGCTGCTACTGGGAAACGAGGCCTACAGTAATTGCGTTCTTGTCACAAACAGGTGGAATCTGGACTCTCCAGCAGTCCAGGCCGAACAACAGCATCGCCACAACGCACTGGAGCAAAAGTACTGGAAAGATATGATCTCTGGTGGCTCAATCGCCATGCAACACGACGGTAGTTTTTCTTCTGCAAGGCGAATCATTTATTACCTCATCGACAAATCAAAGATCCTTCTTTATCATCAACACGAGCGCGGGAATGAGAAGAAGTCATTCTGGCAGACCAAAGCTGGAACCAAGGCCCGCAGCGACCGGGAACTCAAAGACCCAACCATGGGCGATTTTGGCAAGTCGGAGCCTGGGTCGGGCCTGTGGGACAGGGCGCATGATTGGATCTGGAGGCTACAGTTGAAATGGACACATCCTGTAGAGTGGTGCTCTTTGGCGGAGATGGCCAGCCCTTTGGAAGAGGCTGCCAGAAGTCCGAGCCTGCGGCGAGAATGA
- a CDS encoding putative 26S proteasome complex subunit sem-1 — MASTDPKAEQDKPLEQKTEQKPATLGEDDEFEDFPVDDWPEDQTEAAKNSGETKHLWEESWDDDDTSDDFSTQLKEELKKVEELKRR, encoded by the exons atggcctccacAGACCCCAAGGCCGAGCAGGACAAGCCCCTCGAGCAAAAGACAGAGCAGAAGCCCGCGACTctgggcgaggacgacgagtttgaggacTTTCCCGTTGATG ACTGGCCAGAGGACCAGAccgaggcggccaagaaCAGCGGCGAGACAAAGCACCTGTGGGAGGAAAGCTGGGACGATGACGACACGAGCGACGACTTTTCAACACAGCTCAA ggaggagctcaagaaggtcgaggagtTGAAACGGAGATAG
- a CDS encoding Abhydrolase-3 domain-containing protein: MRLQPLVLSQVLGMAAAALSYDPEYLAAVSVLPPTERPDTFADVFELRNFTEAALYNIIHMLPTPAGITETKFQYKSLDNTTVNLYRFTSKEITDATKPGPAVVFAHGGGGISCSVDVYAPQIARYVAGTGITFFAIDYRLAPEDPAPAAVDDVFAGLKYISSHASELNIDPKRIAIMGDSAGGGLAAGAALMARDQRLSPPLAKQILVYPMLDDRTKLPKGSPLEPFLIWKTGDNKQAWNAILGDDAGKEDADISIYEAPGRAKDLRDLPSTYVEVGGLDLFRAEDLSYASRIAAEDIEVELHLWPGLPHVYEVASEATIVKKALDARLRALKAF, from the coding sequence ATGAGACTCCAAcctcttgtcttgtctcaAGTGCTCGGCATGGCAGCCGCCGCTCTGAGCTACGACCCCGAATACCTCGCGGCCGTCTCGGTCCTTCCCCCAACGGAACGGCCCGACACGTTCGCGGACGTGTTTGAGTTACGCAACTTCACCGAGGCTGCTCTGTACAACATCATCCACATGCTACCGACTCCCGCAGGCATCACCGAGACCAAATTTCAGTACAAAAGTctcgacaacaccaccgTCAACCTCTACCGCTTCACTAGCAAGGAAATCACAGATGCTACCAAGCCTGGACCTGCCGTCGTCTTCGCCCACGGAGGAGGTGGAATATCCTGCAGCGTGGACGTCTACGCCCCCCAAATTGCCCGTTATGTCGCCGGTACGGGCATCACTTTCTTCGCAATCGACTACCGTCTCGCCCCGGAGGATCCGGCCCCCGCTGCCGTCGACGACGTATTCGCTGGCTTGAAGTATATCTCAAGCCACGCTTCCGAATTGAACATTGATCCCAAACGGATTGCCATTATGGGCGACTCGGCTGGTGGTGGGCTTGCAGCTGGCGCAGCGCTAATGGCACGCGATCAACGCCTCAGCCCGCCTCTGGCCAAGCAGATTCTTGTATATCCCATGCTTGACGATCGAACCAAGTTGCCCAAAGGATCACCTCTCGAGCCGTTCCTCATCTGGAAGACAGGCGACAACAAGCAAGCATGGAATGCCATTCTGGGCGACGACGCTGGGAAAGAGGATGCCGACATCTCCATCTATGAAGCGCCCGGTCGCGCCAAAGATCTGCGAGATCTACCATCCACATACGTCGAAGTAGGAGGCCTGGATCTTTTCCGTGCTGAGGATCTCTCTTATGCCAGCCGCATTGCCGCCGAGGacatcgaggttgagcttcACTTGTGGCCCGGCCTGCCACATGTATATGAAGTGGCAAGTGAGGCAACCATTGTCAAGAAGGCTCTGGATGCGAGACTGAGAGCGCTGAAGGCCTTTTGA
- a CDS encoding HET domain-containing protein produces the protein MAPSSDPACIAEQRCTRCSRIPWKFDIWFLLATFRKSRDSEHFSNRLDDDSLDDLDFALDALRREQNNPLANEHKDEAKRGIGLGNLSQSQVDRLHFLVRHPCDSNQDERISPERGIDLRDTSKGDKEQIKIAIHMGSRRTGITVYFNHHPTFAALKQAATMGCYLCRTLQAGLIPGPLKRPLIELKTCPGTRRYGKSEYEPPAGWTVQLNESSLPGETAEEMGSFLFPKCIWTRNNPLLVPKLIIYTALRRETLDVDLECLVRDVVRPWVDDCDAGKSDHQHCQSVTARKPDHLPTRLIDVRTCLEDPVRLVVTSEDIPKAAELPKYLTLSYCWGQSNNPAKTTSQNFRKRQENIDTEDLPQTIQDAIRLTRAMKIRYLWVDALCIIQNLEDFYLEATKMESYYAGGYCLISATGFSDSSEGLFPDRKIGNYHTKTCTFGYSSRSKSYYLLKNPSEKLLWEACRHQPVQERAWCLQERLLSKRILHITAEAVFWQCPSIRKTPEFYRNSESWPSEMEIERKIAHMADDWGLSPRGCLRKIEQVKRKKKVQKARKDLSGSYSAPLIIGCHKILNQPSTTDMWLAWTRLIQDYLFMELSYEDDRLTAIQGLGHRLAELHEDKYFGGIFLSHLAHGLLWRGKKRPQGRRSTRCPTWSWGVAKPIEFISLESSLVSNIEGDSIFPLSTSMIPRMGRETRSLHLRVPLVPMAKFTLQGSPALKTSAIWVYRDVEFTLYFDEENLVPCDLRHVKVILLGYTQGCESLAGLVVRNNMGSSQYVERTGYAEVKAINSDMMGTAWGLDKLFEPWIESVNLV, from the coding sequence ATGGCACCAAGCAGCGACCCTGCCTGCATCGCTGAGCAGAGGTGTACTCGATGTAGTCGCATCCCCTGGAAATTCGATATTTGGTTCCTGCTGGCAACATTCCGGAAGTCCAGAGACAGTGAACATTTCTCAAACCGGCTTGATGACGACTCTCTAGACGATCTCGACTTTGCGCTCGATGCCCTGCGCCGGGAACAGAACAATCCATTGGCCAATGAGCACAAAGACGAAGCAAAGAGAGGCATAGGGCTGGGTAACttgagccagagccaagtGGACCGTCTGCATTTTCTCGTTCGACACCCTTGCGATAGTAATCAAGATGAAAGGATCAGCCCCGAACGAGGAATCGACCTCCGGGATACAAGTAAAGGCGACAAAGAACAAATCAAGATCGCTATTCACATGGGGTCCCGAAGAACAGGAATTACAGTCTACTTCAATCACCACCCAACCTTCGCCGCACTAAAACAGGCGGCCACCATGGGTTGCTACCTCTGTCGGACTCTTCAGGCCGGGCTAATTCCTGGGCCTCTGAAGAGGCCACTCATTGAATTGAAGACATGTCCGGGAACAAGGCGTTACGGGAAATCGGAATACGAACCGCCAGCTGGTTGGACGGTGCAGTTGAATGAGTCATCCCTGCCAGGAGAAACGGCAGAGGAAATGGGCTCGTTTTTATTCCCCAAATGTATTTGGACTAGAAATAACCCTCTACTCGTCCCCAAATTAATCATCTACACAGCACTTCGGCGAGAAACCCTCGATGTGGATCTCGAATGCCTTGTCCGTGACGTCGTTCGGCCCTGGGTCGATGATTGCGACGCCGGGAAGAGCGATCACCAACACTGCCAGTCCGTCACAGCAAGAAAACCTGACCACCTCCCCACGAGGCTCATAGACGTTAGGACTTGCCTAGAGGATCCTGTCCGCCTCGTTGTGACCAGCGAGGATATTCCTAAGGCCGCCGAGCTGCCTAAATACTTGACTCTCAGTTACTGTTGGGGCCAGTCTAATAACCCGGCAAAAACCACATCTCAAAACTTCAGGAAACGCCAGGAGAATATCGACACTGAGGATCTTCCACAGACTATTCAGGATGCTATTAGACTCACAAGGGCCATGAAGATTCGTTACCTCTGGGTAGATGCTCTGTGCATCATTCAAAACTTGGAAGACTTTTACCTGGAGGCCACGAAGATGGAATCATACTATGCCGGCGGATATTGTCTCATTTCGGCTACAGGCTTCTCGGACAGCTCTGAAGGGCTATTTCCTGATCGAAAAATCGGAAATTATCACACCAAGACGTGCACATTTGGTTACAGTAGTCGAAGCAAAAGTTACTATCTCCTAAAGAACCCGTCCGAAAAGCTCCTATGGGAGGCCTGTCGACATCAGCCTGTGCAGGAACGAGCCTGGTGTCTCCAGGAGCGCCTACTCTCTAAAAGGATTCTCCACATTACCGCTGAAGCCGTCTTTTGGCAATGTCCTAGCATACGCAAAACTCCTGAATTCTATCGAAATTCCGAATCATGGCCTTCAGAGATGGAGATAGAGAGAAAGATAGCTCATATGGCAGACGACTGGGGTCTCTCTCCCCGCGGCTGCTTGAGGAAGATCGAGCAAgtgaagaggaaaaaaaaggttCAGAAGGCAAGGAAGGATCTGTCGGGGAGCTATAGTGCTCCCCTGATTATTGGATGTCACAAAATTCTCAACCAGCCCTCTACGACGGACATGTGGCTGGCTTGGACAAGACTGATCCAAGATTATCTGTTCATGGAGCTGAGCTACGAGGACGACCGGCTGACCGCGATTCAGGGCCTTGGTCATCGGTTGGCCGAGCTCCATGAAGACAAATACTTTGGTGGCATATTTCTGTCTCATCTTGCCCATGGCCTCCTTTGGAGGGGCAAAAAGAGACCACAAGGCCGACGATCAACACGCTGTCCCACCTGGTCTTGGGGAGTTGCCAAGCCGATTGAATTTATTAGTTTGGAAAGTTCCCTGGTTTCTAACATTGAGGGTGACTCCATATTTCCGCTTTCAACTAGTATGATTCCGAGGATGGGCCGAGAAACGCGGAGCCTTCATCTAAGGGTGCCGCTGGTGCCAATGGCTAAGTTCACACTCCAAGGCTCACCAGCCCTCAAGACGTCCGCAATCTGGGTGTATCGGGATGTAGAGTTTACCCTCTACTTCGATGAAGAAAATTTGGTGCCTTGTGATTTGCGCCacgtcaaggtcatcctGCTTGGATATACACAAGGATGTGAATCTCTGGCTGGCTTGGTTGTTCGTAATAACATGGGGAGTTCTCAGTACGTGGAACGAACAGGATATGCCGAAGTGAAGGCAATAAATTCAGATATGATGGGCACGGCATGGGGATTGGATAAACTGTTCGAGCCTTGGATAGAGAGTGTCAACCTGGTCTAA